From the Lysobacterales bacterium genome, one window contains:
- a CDS encoding quinone-dependent dihydroorotate dehydrogenase, whose translation MSLYSLTRPFLFALDAEAAHGAGLRAIELAYRTGLNPLLSSRPKPLPTRAFGIEFPNPVGLAAGLDKNAAHVDALASLGFGFIEVGTITPKPQPGNPKPRMFRLPEHHAVINRLGFNNAGVDALMKNLDCARYTGVLGINIGKNKDTPNERAVDDYLIGLRAVHERATYVTVNISSPNTSGLRDLQEEDTLRRFIGRLREEQEKLGANGRRKPMLLKIAPDLTEAEMDAMAEVLLAAGIDGLICTNTTIERDAIKGHRHAHEAGGLSGAPVFARATAVLAGMANRTNGTLPIIGVGGILDGTDAQAKIAAGATLVQFYTGMIYRGPALIGESVEAIRAGRGF comes from the coding sequence GTGAGCCTCTATTCCCTCACCCGCCCCTTCCTGTTCGCGCTCGATGCCGAAGCCGCGCATGGCGCCGGCCTGCGCGCCATCGAACTGGCCTATCGCACCGGCCTGAACCCGCTGCTGTCGAGCAGGCCGAAACCGTTGCCGACCCGCGCTTTCGGCATCGAATTCCCGAATCCGGTCGGGCTGGCCGCCGGACTGGACAAGAACGCGGCGCACGTCGATGCATTGGCGTCGCTCGGATTCGGTTTCATCGAGGTCGGCACGATCACGCCCAAACCGCAGCCGGGCAACCCGAAGCCGCGCATGTTCCGCCTGCCCGAGCATCACGCCGTGATCAATCGCCTCGGCTTCAACAATGCCGGCGTCGATGCACTGATGAAGAACCTCGACTGCGCACGCTACACCGGCGTGCTCGGCATCAACATCGGCAAGAACAAGGACACCCCGAACGAGCGTGCCGTCGATGATTATCTGATCGGCCTGCGCGCGGTGCACGAGCGCGCGACCTACGTCACCGTGAACATCTCGTCGCCCAACACCAGCGGCCTGCGCGACCTGCAGGAAGAGGACACGCTGCGCCGTTTCATCGGCCGCTTGCGCGAGGAACAGGAGAAACTCGGCGCGAACGGACGGCGCAAGCCGATGCTGCTGAAGATCGCACCGGACTTGACGGAAGCCGAGATGGACGCGATGGCCGAGGTGCTGCTCGCCGCCGGGATCGATGGATTGATCTGCACGAACACGACGATCGAACGTGATGCAATCAAGGGCCACCGTCATGCCCATGAGGCGGGCGGGCTCAGCGGGGCACCGGTATTCGCGCGCGCCACGGCCGTCCTCGCCGGCATGGCGAATCGCACGAACGGAACACTCCCGATCATCGGTGTCGGCGGCATTCTGGACGGCACCGATGCGCAAGCCAAGATCGCGGCGGGTGCAACCCTGGTGCAGTTCTACACCGGCATGATCTATCGGGGTCCGGCCCTGATCGGCGAATCGGTCGAGGCGATCCGTGCCGGCAGGGGCTTCTGA
- the murB gene encoding UDP-N-acetylmuramate dehydrogenase — protein sequence MLDRTLREQVSLKPMNTFGVEARARWYAEVASPTDLSALLADERVVDRPVLVLGGGSNLLLTRDPAGLVVRYTDEHIRVIAPGRDSHLVEVGAGRSWHAFVEWSLANGYVGLENLALIPGTVGAAPIQNIGAYGVEVESFVNAVEVFDRERRCTTIFKHDFCEFAYRFSRFKRDDERDRYIVVNVRFRLPRSGGLRLDYPGIREELATMQIAAPGAQDVFDAVVRLRRRKLPDPAQIGNAGSFFKNPVVSTDVAQALLSAHPSAPNFDAGAGQRKLSAGWLIDQCGLKGYRDGDAGVSAQHALVLVNHGNASGIDIWRVAQHVQACVRNRFAITLDPEPVVI from the coding sequence ATGCTTGATCGGACGCTGCGCGAACAGGTGTCGCTGAAGCCGATGAATACCTTCGGCGTCGAAGCCCGAGCGCGCTGGTATGCGGAAGTCGCATCGCCGACCGACCTGTCCGCGCTGCTCGCCGATGAACGCGTCGTGGATCGGCCCGTGCTCGTGCTCGGCGGCGGCAGCAATCTGCTGCTGACGCGCGACCCCGCCGGGCTGGTGGTGCGCTACACCGACGAGCATATTCGCGTCATTGCGCCGGGCCGCGATTCGCACCTGGTCGAAGTCGGCGCCGGCCGGAGTTGGCATGCGTTCGTCGAGTGGTCGTTGGCCAACGGTTATGTCGGCCTGGAGAATCTGGCCTTGATCCCGGGCACGGTGGGTGCTGCACCGATCCAGAACATCGGCGCGTATGGCGTCGAGGTCGAATCGTTCGTCAACGCGGTCGAAGTATTCGATCGCGAGCGCCGCTGCACGACCATCTTCAAACATGACTTCTGCGAATTCGCTTATCGGTTCAGCCGCTTCAAGCGGGACGACGAGCGCGATCGCTACATCGTCGTCAATGTCCGCTTCCGGCTGCCGCGCAGTGGCGGACTGCGGCTCGACTATCCGGGCATCCGCGAAGAACTGGCCACGATGCAGATCGCAGCACCGGGCGCGCAGGATGTCTTCGACGCCGTCGTCCGCCTGCGTCGTCGCAAGCTGCCGGACCCGGCGCAGATCGGCAACGCAGGAAGCTTCTTCAAGAATCCGGTGGTCTCCACCGACGTCGCCCAGGCACTGCTGAGTGCGCACCCATCAGCGCCGAACTTCGACGCCGGTGCGGGCCAGCGCAAACTCAGCGCCGGCTGGCTGATCGACCAGTGCGGGCTCAAGGGCTACCGCGATGGCGATGCCGGCGTTTCGGCGCAACACGCGCTGGTGCTGGTCAATCACGGCAATGCCAGCGGCATCGACATCTGGCGCGTCGCCCAGCATGTTCAGGCCTGCGTGCGCAACCGATTCGCGATCACGCTCGACCCGGAGCCGGTGGTGATCTGA